In Lachancea thermotolerans CBS 6340 chromosome H complete sequence, a single genomic region encodes these proteins:
- the PKP2 gene encoding protein kinase PKP2 (similar to uniprot|P53170 Saccharomyces cerevisiae YGL059W Hypothetical ORF) — protein sequence MYKVKSKSTSGLKVKLAHRWKSQSQTQSSHISQIPEFSKYSPTKSISELAPYVSPTLCAYPLRSKYVNQQHYYQNQNILEKHYLTKKPHPVSLMQLAQYFDDSTALTKQKIVNSGNFVKQELVTRIAHKIHMLQMLPFDVVNNFHFCQVYESYYNIFERFRRYPAIKTIEDNEKFAEFLHTILSDFNSLNLPHLIMGALECRILDLYPPEKMDEVISSLLRARISRRLIVEEHLSITSNYHSGKKENTLVLGDIFQECSAKEFLLGAKSMCERFIQDMYFKGIKLPAFNIDGNTELKFLFLPLHLKYLLGEVLRNSYEATMLEYIRLGLQEPEPITVTIVSNESSFIFRISDRAGGIPHDEKTIWSFGKSKELARQSLSNFHKLPGLQTISLYDSVNGKGLTRSVDHPYKYTSLEPINASNLPSGLHKFEKPLLGLLERSSRYKLGIGLAMCKVYAEYWNGTLTVHSIPGYGTDTILKLGNLMYHTGKLQLDKV from the coding sequence ATGTATAAGGTAAAGTCTAAATCGACTTCTGGACTGAAGGTTAAGCTGGCACATCGCTGGAAGTCGCAGTCACAGACACAATCGAGTCACATATCACAGATTCCAGAGTTTAGCAAGTACTCACCGACCAAGTCTATCAGCGAACTGGCACCTTACGTTTCTCCAACATTGTGCGCCTACCCTCTGCGGTCTAAATATGTGAATCAGCAGCACTACTaccaaaatcaaaacatCTTGGAAAAGCACTACTTGACCAAAAAACCGCATCCCGTTTCGTTAATGCAACTTGCTCAATATTTTGATGACTCCACAGCCCTTACCAAACAGAAAATCGTGAACAGCGGCAATTTTGTGAAGCAAGAACTGGTAACGCGGATAGCACACAAAATTCACATGCTGCAAATGCTGCCTTTCGACGTGGTGAACAACTTCCATTTCTGTCAAGTCTACGAGTCATACTATAACATTTTCGAGAGGTTCAGACGGTATCCAGCTATCAAAACCATTGAGGACAATGAAAAGTTTGCAGAGTTCTTGCACACAATTCTTTCGGACTTTAACTCACTGAACTTGCCACACCTTATAATGGGGGCCCTCGAGTGCAGGATACTTGACTTGTACCCTCCGGAGAAGATGGACGAAGTTATTTCAAGTTTACTCCGTGCTCGTATATCAAGAAGGCTAATTGTGGAGGAGCACTTGAGCATAACTTCGAATTACCACAgcggcaagaaggagaacACATTAGTGCTGGGtgatatttttcaagagtGCAGTGCTAAAGAATTTCTTCTGGGAGCCAAAAGCATGTGTGAACGCTTCATTCAAGATATGTACTTCAAAGGAATCAAGCTCCCTGCGTTCAATATTGATGGTAATACAGAGCTGAAGTTTCTATTTTTACCACTTCATCTAAAATATTTGTTGGGTGAAGTGCTAAGGAATAGCTACGAGGCAACAATGCTAGAATATATTCGCCTTGGCCTCCAAGAGCCCGAGCCGATAACTGTTACCATTGTTTCCAATGAAAGTTCCTTCATATTTCGTATCTCGGACCGTGCGGGCGGGATCCCCCACGACGAGAAGACGATATGGTCATTTGGCAAGTCCAAGGAATTAGCGCGCCAGTCTCTGAGCAACTTTCACAAACTGCCTGGATTGCAGACTATTTCGCTTTATGATAGCGTAAATGGAAAAGGACTAACACGCTCAGTTGATCATCCATACAAGTATACCTCCTTAGAGCCCATTAATGCTTCTAATTTACCGAGTGGTCTTCacaaatttgagaagcccTTGTTGGGTCTTTTAGAAAGGTCATCACGGTACAAACTTGGCATTGGCCTAGCCATGTGCAAAGTTTACGCAGAATACTGGAATGGCACTTTGACGGTTCATTCGATTCCAGGCTACGGCACAGACACTATCCTGAAGTTGGGTAACCTCATGTATCACACAGGCAAATTGCAGCTCGACAAAGTTTAG
- the HPC2 gene encoding Hpc2p (some similarities with uniprot|Q01448 Saccharomyces cerevisiae YBR215W HPC2 Highly charged basic protein required for normal cell-cycle regulation of histone gene transcription mutants display strong synthetic defects with subunits of FACT a complex that allows RNA Pol II to elongate through nucleosomes), translating into MELAKNRTSVRNHSPSPHGGSSIPLLSLLSGDSAIVKSDPETCQAALLNSARVRVSSLLSSDNSIEQERITAPKIILPTQKVATNTTTEPDTPGFLFARTSSPVTGLLKLSNSSLNRSQSTLGPSTPPKPAPVAVKTTSLPVANSKSTTKKPASKRNTESTKKAKTDADNKKNTPSSDAKLQKAAPARRSNKAKESKTKANEKEAKPNNIIIEDMQKLNTTPEASKDNKSPEQENTAKAGSTQKEEKPLEPKKETKPNESKKDVKSAGPKKALKSNEPKKEPKVSEVKKEVDAKGPPKDTKSKDSKSNAKDETKKEAKPSKRSSTATKKKDPTPQPQKKSNDAKASQNTPKVLLPPPPLKSPSVLDPLDKGKNPDNQEEPVILIDVPLYSVESNSYMDENGQVVFNFCKLVHDEFGQSSKAKRNLASELQGGEEEDEDAIEVEDDDGVEEDDDDEMDLDDKAPPSAASVASPKKKSHPMKGRSLIGKYDIEDPFIDDSELLWEEQRVATKDGFFVYFGPLIEKGQYASFERVNGTMKRGGIKYSK; encoded by the coding sequence ATGGAGCTAGCTAAGAATAGAACTTCTGTAAGGAACCATTCTCCTTCCCCGCATGGAGGTTCGTCTATTCCATTGCTGTCACTTCTTTCCGGTGACTCTGCTATAGTAAAATCGGACCCTGAGACTTGCCAGGCGGCACTCTTGAATAGTGCACGCGTTAGGGTATCCTCTCTGCTATCCTCAGACAACTCAATCGAACAAGAAAGAATAACTGCTCCAAAAATCATTCTACCGACACAAAAGGTTGCGACGAATACGACAACAGAACCCGATACGCCAGGCTTCCTTTTCGCCAGAACGAGCTCACCTGTCACCGGACTACTTAAGCTTTCAAATTCGTCGTTGAATAGAAGCCAAAGCACCCTTGGCCCTTCGACGCCGCCAAAGCCCGCGCCAGTGGCTGTGAAAACCACTTCCCTCCCAGTGGCCaactcaaaaagcacaaCTAAAAAGCCTGCATCTAAGAGAAACACGGAATCTACGAAAAAGGCGAAGACGGACGCCGACAATAAGAAGAACACACCGTCTTCTGATGCTAAActgcaaaaagctgctccAGCCAGAAGATCAAATAAAGCTAAAGAGTCCAAGACTAAGGCGaacgaaaaagaagcaaagcCTAACAATATTATCATTGAAGATATGCAGAAGCTGAATACGACACCCGAAGCAAGCAAAGACAATAAGTCGCCAGAGCAAGAGAACACTGCAAAAGCTGGCAGTAcacaaaaagaagagaaaccTCTAGAGCCAaagaaagaaacaaaaccaaacgagtcaaagaaagatgTGAAATCAGCCGGGCCAAAGAAGGCTCTAAAATCAAATGAACCAAAGAAGGAGCCGAAGGTTAGCGAAGTTAAAAAAGAGGTGGATGCAAAAGGTCCGCCAAAGGACACCAAATCGAAAGACAGCAAGTCTAATGCCAAAGATGAGACTAAGAAGGAAGCAAAGCCATCCAAAAGAAGTTCGACtgcaacaaagaaaaaagatCCAACGCCCCAACCGCAGAAAAAATCGAATGATGCAAAAGCCTCACAAAACACCCCTAAGGTTTTACTGCCTCCGCCTCCCCTGAAATCTCCATCTGTACTTGATCCGCTTGATAAGGGAAAAAATCCAGACAACCAAGAGGAGCCTGTCATTTTGATAGATGTGCCTCTTTACTCTGTAGAGTCAAACAGTTACATGGATGAAAATGGACAAgttgttttcaacttctGTAAATTAGTGCATGACGAATTTGGCCAGTCGAGCAAAGCTAAACGAAATCTTGCTTCGGAACTCCAGGgcggcgaagaagaagacgaggacgcaatcgaagttgaagatgatgatggcgttgaagaagacgatgacgacgaaaTGGACTTGGATGACAAAGCGCCCCCCTCTGCCGCCTCTGTGGCTTCACCTAAGAAAAAATCTCATCCTATGAAAGGCAGGAGCCTGATAGGGAAATACGATATTGAGGATCCTTTCATTGACGACTCAGAGCTTCTTTGGGAAGAGCAACGCGTGGCCACAAAAGACGGGTTCTTTGTTTATTTCGGGCCTTTGATCGAAAAGGGTCAATatgcaagttttgaacGAGTTAACGGAACTATGAAACGGGGAGGAATTAAGTATTCTAAGTAA
- the DUO1 gene encoding Duo1p (similar to uniprot|P53168 Saccharomyces cerevisiae YGL061C DUO1 Essential mitotic spindle protein required to maintain spindle integrity and kinetochore function part of the multisubunit DASH complex which binds microtubules and is transferred to the kinetochore prior to mitosis) → MSEHAEEDSNINKLIPEIFDQMRSNLSLAPLAGGIKPFVSSKSSSNLTTQSLLEENKCLDKIIPVIQKLNSSLSSSGPQHLKRIKETCESSNKILDAWIKIQSQAGYVHELMSDHSYLEYVSATQENEALTAEAFVQRKEAQVASLKRTLEEKQQLRESVKKEQEVRSSSDVPSLPRGRRAINPRREVRGGMKKPTGIPRSSTRVSKPPLSRPPHSSVKKPSR, encoded by the coding sequence ATGTCCGAGcatgctgaagaagactcaAACATTAATAAGCTCATTCCTGAGATCTTCGATCAAATGCGATCAAATTTAAGCTTGGCGCCCTTAGCCGGCGGCATTAAGCCCTTTGTTTCTTCtaagagctcatcaaatTTAACCACTCAATCGCTTCTTGAGGAGAACAAGTGTCTTGATAAGATCATTCCTGTTATCCAAAAATTGAACAGTTCGCTAAGTTCATCGGGCCCGCAGCATTTAAAAAGAATCAAGGAAACGTGCGAATCCAGCAATAAGATACTTGATGCATGGATCAAGATCCAGTCGCAAGCCGGGTACGTTCATGAGCTCATGAGCGACCACAGTTATTTAGAATACGTCTCTGCTactcaagaaaatgaagcgCTAACAGCAGAGGCATTCGTGCAACGAAAAGAAGCCCAGGTGGCTAGTTTGAAACGCACactcgaagaaaaacaacagcTGCGTGAGTCCGTaaagaaagaacaagaagttAGAAGCTCAAGCGACGTCCCTTCCCTGCCAAGGGGAAGAAGGGCAATTAACCCAAGGAGGGAGGTTAGAGGGGGTATGAAGAAACCAACAGGAATTCCCAGAAGTAGTACTCGAGTTTCTAAACCGCCACTTTCTAGGCCACCTCATTCTTCGGTTAAGAAACCCAGCCGCTGA
- the GEP7 gene encoding Gep7p (some similarities with uniprot|P53171 Saccharomyces cerevisiae YGL057C Hypothetical protein): protein MLSQYLRKHHLLSRRHQFMRCASQSRSPPRSLLQRQAKRRGEAEAVAPSQLIVTSLKDIFSTFQPSGFTQEDDELEAVKQREDAMQRLENGELRELLLHKFGARRIPSTTETGNSVGDLRIPPRNINQAFHNLTTQERELIEVFQSLGTPSMNWRDVPLVSKQLQFYISFGSYGPREGITFLGSKPEDFIWSKTSRRLLPGQTVRKLPKDATTNTWTCIPSRKANFERMKKGLDPGTRIIAWLGILIVMIASVRDYKQRRDSEATVKVSEFTEQETSEPQAAQQDTAPISKTPKSWYQFWKS, encoded by the coding sequence ATGCTTTCCCAGTATCTTAGAAAACACCATCTATTATCGCGAAGGCATCAGTTTATGCGCTGCGCTTCGCAAAGCAGATCTCCTCCAAGATCGCTGCTTCAGCGTCAAGCTAAGAGACGTGGAGAGGCCGAGGCGGTTGCGCCCTCCCAACTCATCGTCACATCATTGAAGGACATATTCTCAACGTTTCAGCCGTCTGGCTTTACGcaagaagacgatgagcttgaggcGGTGAAACAAAGGGAGGATGCCATGCAAAGGCTAGAGAATGGCGAGCTCAGGGAACTGCTCCTTCATAAGTTTGGGGCGCGCAGAATCCCCAGCACTACAGAGACTGGAAACTCTGTTGGCGACCTTCGGATACCTCCTCGGAATATCAATCAAGCTTTCCACAACTTGACGACGCAGGAGCGAGAACTAATAGAGGTTTTCCAAAGTTTGGGGACCCCTTCCATGAACTGGAGAGACGTTCCGCTTGTATCAAAACAGCTGCAATTCTACATTTCATTTGGGTCTTATGGTCCCAGAGAGGGTATAACTTTTTTGGGCTCGAAGCCGGAAGACTTTATATGGAGTAAGACTTCCAGGCGTCTGCTCCCGGGCCAAACAGTTAGAAAGCTCCCAAAAGATGCTACAACCAATACTTGGACTTGCATTCCTTCCAGAAAGGCCAATTTCGAGCGTATGAAGAAGGGTCTCGACCCAGGCACTCGGATAATAGCTTGGTTAGGAATTCTTATTGTCATGATCGCAAGCGTTAGAGACTACAAACAGCGGCGGGATAGCGAGGCCACTGTGAAAGTCTCTGAGTTTACTGAGCAAGAGACATCAGAGCCACAGGCGGCACAACAGGACACGGCTCCGATATCGAAGACCCCAAAAAGCTGGTAccaattttggaaaagctaG
- the RAD6 gene encoding E2 ubiquitin-conjugating protein RAD6 (highly similar to uniprot|P06104 Saccharomyces cerevisiae YGL058W RAD6 Ubiquitin-conjugating enzyme (E2) involved in postreplication repair (with Rad18p) sporulation telomere silencing and ubiquitin-mediated N-end rule protein degradation (with Ubr1p)) yields the protein MSTPARRRLMRDFKDAPPGVSASPLPDNVMVWNAMIIGPAETPYEDGTFRLLLEFDEEYPNKPPHVKFLSEMFHPNVYANGEICLDILQNRWTPTYDVASILTSIQSLFNDPNPASPANVEAATLFKDHKSQYIKRVKETVEKSWEDDLEDMDDEDEDDE from the exons ATGTCTACGCCTGCTAGAAGAAGACTTATGAGAGATTTTAAG GACGCTCCACCTGGCGTGTCAGCTTCTCCGCTACCAGACAATGTCATGGTGTGGAATGCAATGATTATTGGGCCCGCAGAAACTCCCTACGAAGATGGAACCTTTCGCTTACTGTTAgagtttgatgaagaaTACCCTAATAAGCCTCCACACGTAAAGTTTCTAAGCGAAATGTTTCACCCAAATGTTTACGCGAACGGAGAGATTTGTTTGGATATTTTACAGAACAGGTGGACCCCGACGTATGATGTCGCGTCAATCCTCACATCAATCCAAAGTTTGTTCAATGACCCCAACCCTGCATCCCCAGCGAATGTGGAGGCTGCAACACTTTTCAAGGATCACAAGTCACAGTACATCAAGAGAGTGAAAGAGACAGTTGAGAAATCCTGGGAAGACGACTTGGAGGACATggacgacgaggatgaGGATGATGAATGA
- a CDS encoding KLTH0H06776p (similar to uniprot|P53172 Saccharomyces cerevisiae YGL056C SDS23 Spindle pole body protein and similar to YBR214W uniprot|P38314 Saccharomyces cerevisiae YBR214W SDS24 Nuclear protein with similarity to S. pombe Sds23, suppresses dis2 mutations), producing MKDISSQPPSNSNNSRHASIVEMLSTPPAIPQQPPSNVELEAISLSRTGSSASLDSQMSATTSCLTKVHTQKWQHIPLSQLIEQNKLIFVDAAISVEEAFNTLVRHNLTSVPVEQFPGDMNCFTFDYNDLNSYLLLVLNKIQVNDPQVARDCQMGKPVPVGKIVKLTPKNQFHKLREVDNLTTAMSLLGSGVHRVAITDPASTQIRGVLSQRRLTKYLWDNARQFSNLQPLLNSSLKELGIGVLNSHTAPTSRQSRVISIQGEEQLIMALFKMHTERISSIAVVDHQGNLLGNISVTDVKHVTRTSQYPLLHNTCRHFISVILNSRGLEMGKDSFPIFHVYPSSSLARTLAKLVATKAHRLWIVQPENSGSSASSSSLAAPSPQSIPISTQASSSSDHENSGRSGSPISVKSLEESSPTTSTPLFEKEYRTGKLIGVVSLTDILGLLARRQTEHTQVDPQAARRQRGSVGV from the coding sequence ATGAAGGACATTTCATCCCAGCCCCcgagcaacagcaacaactcCAGACACGCCTCCATCGTGGAGATGCTCTCCACGCCTCCGGCCATCCCTCAGCAGCCTCCCTCAAACGTCGAACTCGAGGCTATTTCCCTGTCGCGCACTGGCAGCAGCGCGTCCCTTGACTCACAGATGAGCGCGACCACCTCCTGTCTCACCAAGGTGCACACGCAGAAATGGCAGCACATCCCGCTCTCGCAGCTTATCGAGCAAAACAAGCTGATCTTCGTCGACGCGGCGATTTCTGTGGAAGAGGCCTTCAACACCTTGGTGCGCCACAACCTCACATCCGTGCCGGTCGAGCAGTTCCCGGGCGACATGAACTGCTTCACATTTGACTACAATGACTTGAACTCCTACCTGCTTCTGgtgctcaacaagattcAGGTAAACGACCCCCAGGTTGCACGCGACTGCCAAATGGGCAAGCCTGTGCCTGTGGGGAAGATCGTGAAGCTGACGCCGAAAAACCAATTCCACAAGCTGCGCGAGGTCGACAACCTCACCACTGCCATGAGCTTACTGGGATCTGGGGTACATCGCGTTGCTATCACCGACCCTGCCTCGACTCAAATCAGAGGTGTTCTTTCCCAGAGACGCCTGACTAAGTATCTGTGGGACAACGCCCGCCAGTTCAGCAACCTGCAGCCGCTGCTCAACTCCAGCTTGAAGGAGCTGGGTATCGGGGTTCTGAACTCCCACACAGCTCCTACCAGCAGACAATCGCGCGTGATCTCTATCCAAGGCGAGGAGCAGCTCATAATGGCccttttcaagatgcaTACTGAGCGGATTTCATCCATTGCCGTTGTTGACCACCAGGGGAACCTTCTGGGCAACATCAGTGTCACGGACGTTAAGCACGTAACCAGAACATCCCAGTACCCCCTTCTACACAACACCTGTCGCCACTTCATTTCAGTGATTCTAAACTCCCGTGGCCTGGAAATGGGCAAGGACTCATTCCCTATTTTTCACGTTTACCCATCCAGTTCTCTAGCAAGGACTCTAGCAAAGCTGGTCGCAACTAAGGCGCATAGACTATGGATAGTCCAGCCTGAAAACTCTGGCTCCTCagcttcctcttcttccctGGCGGCGCCCTCACCACAGTCCATCCCAATCAGTACACaggccagcagcagcagcgatCATGAAAACTCCGGTAGATCCGGTTCTCCTATAAGCGTCAAGAGCTTGGAGGAGTCTTCGCCTACTACAAGCACgccgctttttgaaaaggaatATCGTACTGGAAAGCTTATTGGTGTGGTCTCCCTCACCGACATTTTAGGGCTGCTGGCCAGGAGGCAGACTGAGCACACACAAGTAGATCCCCAAGCTGCCAGAAGACAGAGAGGAAGTGTAGGTGTGTAA
- the ATG12 gene encoding Atg12p (similar to uniprot|P38316 Saccharomyces cerevisiae YBR217W ATG12 Protein that becomes conjugated to Atg5p by the E1 enzyme Atg7p a step that is essential for autophagy) produces the protein MSQLLESESDAASTSSTGESSRFGKASYSVQDGLEQYSKRLSFLGLGSSDDVPALEDNSSGADASSGNIKAEPAPKRSAPVSTSAVLTHLTPAGDQAIKRFTEKEGILPEKVQIKFQPIGSVSQVLPQSARISASQPFSVLVTFLRKKLKMNSVYCYVNNSFSPAPQQSVGDLWRHFRVNDELVVSYCGGVAFG, from the coding sequence ATGAGCCAGCTTTTAGAGAGCGAAAGCGATGCTGCATCGACTTCCAGTACAGGCGAAAGCTCAAGAtttggaaaagcttcttACAGTGTCCAAGACGGACTTGAACAGTATTCTAAACGGCTGAGTTTTCTAGGACTAGGCAGCAGTGACGATGTTCCCGCTCTGGAGGATAACTCCAGTGGTGCTGATGCTAGCAGCGGAAACATCAAAGCTGAACCTGCGCCAAAGCGCTCTGCACCAGTTAGCACTTCCGCTGTTCTGACCCATCTTACCCCAGCCGGTGACCAAGCCATCAAGAGGTTCactgagaaagaaggcatCTTGCCTGAAAAAGTCCAAATCAAGTTCCAACCGATAGGATCTGTTTCACAAGTTCTGCCGCAGTCTGCTCGTATCTCTGCCTCGCAACCTTTTTCAGTGCTAGTGACCTTCCTAcgaaaaaagctcaagatgAACAGCGTTTACTGCTATGTTAACAATTCTTTCTCACCTGCACCCCAGCAGTCTGTGGGCGATTTATGGAGACACTTTCGGGTAAACGATGAGTTAGTTGTAAGCTACTGCGGTGGTGTCGCATTTGGGTGA
- the YBP1 gene encoding Ybp1p (similar to uniprot|P38315 Saccharomyces cerevisiae YBR216C YBP1 and to uniprot|P53169 Saccharomyces cerevisiae YGL060W YBP2), whose protein sequence is MEETPLFQEKLEQAFEDCKDDSISLATIMDLYAMQVSKEGAYEEQAKFLEAVLTNIQKDKHLIDQIGWDLPKILMRFITIQNIDLRVPLLQNRIIATTLKCFNEIALFGNSKECFLTGCELLGSLKMNPDEQTEEEEVGEKSDVEKTGDEASAPEISLKKQEAQIAPEVLAENIHNHNRSPEEVSLEVKFHALLELVGTTLRRIDTCYPSKFLAMAVSAIFNFVRLNASFVDDCVFVLRRIYAFARNYMPPQPSSEALKGMSTEELVKNLDDENALQRKLLRCLLTFSLGQMTRLKIMSSAIEYFLKLKGDFSNNLDYEQRIFMKNVISRFYQLALSFDIDLKESFLDLCVKESKAIYKSLPSDSEIVNEAARNGITQLVYRLAYSYELQKKINEKNLSLDPSGILVLASYHYQETGKVLCPELKIDGAIYMFLRFITPEMCGLSPKSLYIADCCNFWLWSAVTNSSCKESRMTLQKMPSYLNMTFLQILLLRSFREPQEQLRMVSFTLLTRLLCLMPENTSFEFAKDTLLSCPFNDLKCCILGILKDLMLNNSSGDDITAKLSKLKVSNAPEDKSVPPLPARSFVQINDDRMATIHSLAMMSFEDSKETTDKSCLRLLLTYLNFFTGLRFKWDRYLLKDFSKQVSEFLGSVKLEDQPEYGFIEIANQNLASFLSQ, encoded by the coding sequence ATGGAAGAAACGCCTTTGTTTCAGGAGAAACTAGAGCAAGCCTTTGAAGACTGTAAGGATGACAGTATATCGCTGGCTACCATCATGGACCTGTACGCAATGCAGGTCAGTAAAGAAGGCGCATATGAGGAGCAAGCGAAGTTCTTAGAGGCAGTCTTGACAAACATACAAAAGGACAAACACCTTATAGATCAAATAGGGTGGGACTTgcccaaaattttgatgcGATTTATAACAATTCAAAACATTGACTTACGAGTACCACTACTACAAAATCGCATCATTGCCACTACCTTAAAATGCTTCAACGAGATCGCTCTTTTCGGCAACAGCAAGGAATGCTTTCTGACCGGATgcgagcttcttggaagccTCAAAATGAATCCAGATGAGCAAaccgaagaagaggaggttGGAGAAAAAAGCGACGTCGAAAAGACTGGAGATGAAGCAAGCGCGCCCGaaatttcattgaaaaaacaagaagctcaaattGCGCCCGAGGTGCTGGCGGAAAATATTCATAATCACAACAGAAGTCCGGAAGAAGTGTCTTTGGAAGTCAAGTTTCATGCCCTGCTGGAACTGGTTGGGACTACTTTGAGAAGGATAGATACCTGCTACCCTTCTAAATTTTTGGCAATGGCTGTGAGTGCTATATTCAATTTTGTGAGGCTGAATGCCTCTTTCGTTGATGACTGTGTGTTTGTTTTACGCCGAATTTATGCATTTGCCCGAAACTATATGCCACCACAACCAAGCTCTGAGGCCCTCAAAGGGATGTCAACTGAAGAGCTagtgaaaaatttagaTGACGAAAATGCATTGCAGCGCAAGCTCCTAAGGTGCCTATTAACTTTCTCTTTGGGACAAATGACTCGACTCAAAATAATGAGCTCAGCTATCGAGTACTTTCTCAAGCTGAAGGGTGACTTTTCGAACAATTTGGACTATGAACAGCGTATTTTTATGAAAAACGTTATCAGTCGTTTCTATCAACTTGCTCTATCATTTGATATTGACCTAAAGGAGAGTTTTCTAGATTTATGCGTTAAAGAGTCGAAAGCTATTTACAAGTCGCTGCCATCAGACTCTGAAATAGTTAACgaagctgcaagaaatGGTATCACTCAGCTTGTCTATCGCTTAGCTTACTCttatgagcttcaaaaaaagatcaatGAAAAAAACCTGTCACTCGATCCTAGTGGGATTCTTGTGCTAGCAAGTTACCATTATCAAGAGACGGGAAAAGTCCTTTGTCCTGAGTTGAAAATTGATGGTGCTATTTACATGTTTCTAAGATTCATTACTCCAGAAATGTGCGGTTTATCCCCGAAAAGCTTGTACATCGCCGACTGCTGCAACTTCTGGCTTTGGTCCGCAGTCACTAATTCTTCATGCAAAGAGAGTAGAATGACACTGCAAAAGATGCCTTCCTATTTGAATATGAcctttcttcaaatcttaCTTCTTAGGTCATTTCGTGAACCACAAGAGCAATTGAGAATGGTCTCCTTCACTCTGCTGACTAGGCTTTTGTGTTTGATGCCGGAAAATACAtcttttgaatttgcaAAGGACACTTTATTGAGCTGTCCATTCAATGACTTGAAATGTTGCATTTTGGGAATTTTAAAAGATTTAATGTTAAACAACAGCTCTGGAGACGATATTACTGCAAAATTGTCGAAATTAAAAGTCTCAAATGCGCCAGAAGATAAAAGCGTGCCACCACTACCCGCCAGATCTTTTGTTCAAATTAACGATGACAGGATGGCGACGATTCACAGCCTAGCAATGATGAGTTTCGAGGACTCTAAGGAAACTACAGACAAAAGTTGTCTTAGGTTGCTACTCACCtacttgaatttctttACTGGTCTAAGGTTCAAATGGGATAGGTATCTACTTAAAGACTTTAGCAAGCAGGTTTCCGAGTTTTTGGGTTCCGTGAAACTGGAGGACCAGCCAGAATATGGGTTCATCGAGATTGCAAACCAAAATTTGGCATCTTTCCTGTCACAATGA